The DNA segment CGGCTGGACCGAGATGATGGAGATTCCGGTCGACGAACTCGGCGACCACTACGACCGCTACCGGACCTTCTTCGAGCGCTACGACATCACCATCGACGACCCGCTGGGCGAGTTCGGCCCGGTGGCGGGCCTCCCAAGAGCGCCCTCGACGCCCGAGAAACTCGAAGAGCCCGAACACCCCTACGCCGAACGCGGCTTCGCCGACGACGTGTACGTCCAGGACGAGGATGGCAACGTCCACGTCGGCGGACAAGACGAACCCGAGGACGTCGACGTCTCGCAGGCGCCCGGCGCGGGCGACGACGAGGCGTAACGGTAATCGCCGAACGACGCGCTAGCGCGTCGCCCGGCGACAAAGCCGAAAGACGAAACGCCGAGTCCGCGCGTCCGAACGCTCGAGTCCGTCGACGACCGCGGACTGCGGCGCGCCGGTCGGCTCCTCGGTCTACTGGCCGCCTTCGCTGCCTTCGTCGGAGTTCGAACCTCCGCTGACAGACTCCTCGGCCTTCTCCTCGGCGTTCTCTACGGTCTCGCCCGCGCCCTCTATCTGGTCGGCCGCGCGCTCGCCGCCTTCTTCCACTCGGTCGGCGGCCTTCTCGCTTCCCTCCTGGACAGTCTCGGCCGCCATCTCGCCGCGTTCCCGGATCGTGTCGGCGGCCTCGTCGGTGACCGTTTCGGCCCGTCCGGCGGCCTCGCCCGAGCGCCTGGCGGTCTCGTCGGCGACCGACCGCGCGCGGTCGGTCGCCTTGCTGGCGAGTTCGTCGACCGACCCCGACCGCTTCCGCAGCACGTACGCGAGGCCGACGACCGCGCCGACGAGGAACAGCCGCGAGAGGATGCTTCGGCCGCCTCCGCCGCTCCGGCCGCTGCGTCCGCGGTCGCTACTCTCCATCCGGGTCTCCAGCGTCTCCTCGACGCTGTTCGCGACCGTCTCGGTCGTCCCTCCTCGTTTCCCGCGGAGGTAACCGAGTGCCGCGCCCAGGTCCACCAGCAGGAACGGCCGGACGATGCGACCGTCCTGGGACCTGGAGCGTCCGGACTCGGCTTCCTCCAGCACGACCTCGAACGCTCGCATCAGCGGGTCGCTCGTTCGTTCTGCTCGACGCTTCTCCGCGTCTCGTGACAGAATGCTACTCATTGTTCTCCCCCGAACGGTATACGCGAAAATCGCGGAAAAGAATTTTGGGCGTTTTCGGACGCCTGCTGCGTCTGCTCCGCGGTTCGGTCTTCGAAACGGCGCTGATTCGACGGTCGTCGCCGACACCGCTACTCCGGCCGAATCACTTCCTTCCGGCCCGCGATCCGGTCGGCGCACTCGTAGCCCGCGACGATGCCGCCGTTGAGGCTCCGCTCGGGGTACTGGGCCCGACTCGCCATCCCGGCGTAGTAGATGCCCTCCGCGATGTCGTCGCCGAGGTCGTAGGGCACCACCATGTCGAGGTAGCCCCGCTCGTAGATGGGCGCCGCGCGCGGATTCCGGGCGAGGCGGAACTCCTTCACCTTCGAGCGGTCCCACTCGGGGAACATCTCCTCGATGTGGCCGAGCCACAGATCCTCTATCTCGTCGTCGTCCATCTGCCAGAGCTCCTCCTCGTAGTCCTGGATGTAGCTGGCGACGTACAGCAGGTGCTCGCCGCCGTAGTGGTCCGGCGAGATGTAGTTGGTGTGCTCGATGAGCGCGCCGAACGGCGCGTCGTGGCCGATGTTGAGCCAGTAGGTATCCGTGAGCTGGTCCTCCATCGTCACGAGCGCACAGACCGCGCCCTGGAAGTCGATGTCGCACTCATAGCCCGTGAGGTCTTGGAGGACGTTGGGCATCGCCGCGACCACGACGCCGTCGACGTCGTGGGTTTCGGCGGTGACGCCGCCGTCGGCCTCGGCCTGGCCGGCCTCCTGGGCGGCCTCCGCCGGCTCTCGGACCGCGACGGTCACGTCCCGGACCTCGCCGTCCTCGATGCCGACCTCCTCGACCATCGCGTTGGTCGTGATGTTCTCCCGGCCCACCGCGTCGACCAGCGCGTCGAGGAGTTTGCCGAAGCCGCCTTCGAGGTAGCCCAGCGGTTCGCCCCGGAGCAGGTCGCGCTCGCCGCGGAACTTGATGCGACCCAGCAGCCAGGCCGCGCTCACGTCGTCCTTCCGGGAGCCGAACTTCGCGTCGAGTAGCGGTTCGAAGAAGCCCTCGTAGACGCCGTCGGAGGTGTGCTCGCGGAGGAACTGCTCGATGGGCACGTCCTCGAAGTCTTCGAGGTTCTCGTACGTGTCGAGCTTCGGAATTCCACCGCGGACGTCTATCTCCTGGGTGAGCATCGTGAGCCGGAACTTGTCGTAGACGCTCATGTGGGGGTAGGCGGCGATCTCCCACGGCTTGTCCATCGGGTGGACGGTTCCGTCCCAGTAGTAGGCGTTCTTCCCGATGGGCCAGACGAGGTCGTCGCCCAGGCCGAGTTCCTCGATGAGGTCGACGATCGTCTCCTCGGACGCCGAGAGGTGGTGGTAGAACTTCTCGATGGGGTCGCCCGCGGTCTCGTACACCGCGGCGAGCCCGCCGACCTGGTCGCTGGCTTCGAACACCTGCACGTCGTGACCGTGCTTCTGGAGGCGGTAGGCGGCCGCGAGACCCGCGATACCCCCACCAACGACACCTATCATACGTCCGAGTTCGTCGTCGGCGGGCAAATGCCTTGTCACCGACGGCGAGAGGCATGATATCTAATGACAGGGATATTTCCTGAGCCAGTTCAAGGAGCAGGAGATGGTGAGAGACGTGACTCTCGTGGGAATCGTTGCGTACCAGTAACAACTGGAACGGGGATGATGAACAGCCAGAAAGCCCCCGCCCGGTCACGCGAGCGTAGCGAGCGTGACGTTGTCGTCGTGAACGCAGTGAACGACGGCTCGACGGACGTGTCCGTCGGTGTCGGAACTTGCTTCCGACAGAACTCGCGGTCGCTGCGAGACATATCCGGTTTGCGCCTGACGGCGCTCACCGGATAGGGGTCCCGCAAGCAACCAGGGGCCTGCGGCCCGCGAGCGGGCGGCCCCTTTCGTCCACCCAGACCGCCACCGCACCACGCCCTCCTCAGCCGACTCCCTCACTCGCTTCGCTCGTTCGGTCGTCCACCGGAAGACTTCGCTTCGCTCGACTTCCGAGCCTTCAGTCGTTTCACTCTTGAAGACCTCGCATGATTTGTCGCCGCATAAAGCGGCGACTGCACGCGTCGAGTCGGCTCTGGAAGTGCGCGAAACCTCCCACTTATCTCGTGCGGGACGATTACCAACCTCACGAACTACCCGGCCCAG comes from the Halorussus vallis genome and includes:
- a CDS encoding NAD(P)/FAD-dependent oxidoreductase; amino-acid sequence: MIGVVGGGIAGLAAAYRLQKHGHDVQVFEASDQVGGLAAVYETAGDPIEKFYHHLSASEETIVDLIEELGLGDDLVWPIGKNAYYWDGTVHPMDKPWEIAAYPHMSVYDKFRLTMLTQEIDVRGGIPKLDTYENLEDFEDVPIEQFLREHTSDGVYEGFFEPLLDAKFGSRKDDVSAAWLLGRIKFRGERDLLRGEPLGYLEGGFGKLLDALVDAVGRENITTNAMVEEVGIEDGEVRDVTVAVREPAEAAQEAGQAEADGGVTAETHDVDGVVVAAMPNVLQDLTGYECDIDFQGAVCALVTMEDQLTDTYWLNIGHDAPFGALIEHTNYISPDHYGGEHLLYVASYIQDYEEELWQMDDDEIEDLWLGHIEEMFPEWDRSKVKEFRLARNPRAAPIYERGYLDMVVPYDLGDDIAEGIYYAGMASRAQYPERSLNGGIVAGYECADRIAGRKEVIRPE
- a CDS encoding DUF6149 family protein, coding for MKIRQNVRHFASRKALELPVVSDFVKDKLVSMHTDIFLRRADKDHREERREHLNAFFDATMDTYLTALQEGAPEAEAREITHVQANFDFYNHGWTEMMEIPVDELGDHYDRYRTFFERYDITIDDPLGEFGPVAGLPRAPSTPEKLEEPEHPYAERGFADDVYVQDEDGNVHVGGQDEPEDVDVSQAPGAGDDEA